Part of the Pseudobdellovibrionaceae bacterium genome is shown below.
TTTTCCTCCTAGTTTAAATTAAATGGAAGAATAAAGACGGACTCGATGCCTTTTATGCGAACAAAAATTGATTGTTTTGATTTGTAAATGGTTTTTTCAATTAACAAATAAAAAATAATTTCGGAAAAACGCTTAAAACTTTCTTTAAGGGGTATCTCAAAGGCAACTATGGAGGTACTCTAATGAGTCATAAAATTAAGGTTTTAAGTTTATTTTCAGGAGCAGGTGGGCTCGAGCTAGGTTTAGATGATAGATTTGAAGTAGTTGGCTTTTCAGAAGTCAGCAGGAATTCTTCATCAGTTCTTAGGAAAAATTATCCAGAGATTTCAAATTATGGTGATATAAATAAAATCAAGGTTAAAGATCTTCCTCAATTTGATTTTCTTGTGGGTGGGAGTCCTTGTCAAAATCTATCAATGGCAGGAAACAGATTAGGCCTAAAAGGGAAAAAGTCGTCTCTCTTTTATGAATACCTTAGAATTTTGAAAGAAGCCAATCCATCTTACTTTCTTTGGGAAAATGTAAAAGGGACTCTGTCATCAAATGGTGGGAAGGACTTCATAGAAGTTCTCAAAAAGTTTTCTTCTTTGGGTTATAATTTACAGTGGCAAGTTTTGAACTGTAAAGATTTTGGATCAGCCCAGTCTAGGAATAGAATTTTTGTTTTTGGGTCCAAAAATTTGCAACAATTGCCAGGCTTGCTGTCAATTCAAAGGCAGGACTACAGAACTTCAAAATTAAAGCTGAAGCAATTTTGTGGAAACCTTGTTAAAGAGGGTTATGTTAATACTATTACAGCAAGCTATGGGGTGAAAAGTGGTGATGGAAGTAAGGTTTGTAGTTTTGATCCCACCCTGGAAAACTTAAAAAAATTTAGAAACAATGAAATTGATGGGTTTATCAGACCTCTCAGCCCCTTAGAGTGTGAAAGACTCATGGGTTGGCCAGAAGGCTATACCAGAGTTGGGATTGATAAAAGAGGCAACCACAAAATTCTTTCCAACAATGCCAGGTATAAAATTTGTGGCAATGGTATTGCTCCTAAATGTGTAGAGGCTCTTTTACAAAATTTTGGAAATAAAAAAATGTTCTCAGTTTGTAATGATAAAAAAATGTCATTTAAAGTTTCTGATGGGAGTAAAACTTCAAGAGTTTTTTCAATTAATAATATTACAAGTGATCATTCAAAGGTAGTAGCACCTAAGGAGGGGGTTTTATCTAAAAAAGGTCATCTTCTTGTTGATGAAAAACCCATAATACACCAAAGCACATATGGAAAGGTTTTACTCTCTCAATTCCTTGAAGAGAGGACCAGTGATTTATCTGCTTCTGATATAGAGTATCTTTTTGAAAGGGTTTCTTGATCAAATGAAATTTGAAGTTCAATTCCCTGTGGAAGCTTTTTAGCTCCCTTTTTTTATTTTACTATCAATCAACTGAATAGACTCAGGGGTGAGTTCATAGCCCAAATAAAATTCTTGGCATACTTGCACAGAATTTCCCATAGACTGGGAAATGAGGGAAATACTGACCCCATGATTTAAAAGTCTTATTCCATAACCATGACGCAAATCGTGCAACTTTAAACCAGATTTTTTAGCCCCAAACACTCTCTGACAACTTCGTCGAAAGCGTGCGGAAACCGCTGTTCTGGATATATCTATTTTTTTCTTGTCCTCATTCCATTTCTCTAAGGCTGCAATTCCTTCAGAAAAAATATAGGCTGGACGAGATGAACCCCACTTTGGTTCTGCTTTCTTTCCATCATCCGTCATTTGATAGTTGATTTGGACAAACTTTTTGCATGGAGAGAGGTCAGCAGTCGAAAGGTGAAAGGCTTCCCCAAGTCTTGCCCCTGTATAAAAACAAACTTTATAAAGAGTTTTTATTTCTTCTCGCTTTTCGTCTTCTAGAACTTTCGCGAACTCACTGACTGTAAGGTAATTGACAGATTTTCTAACTTTTTTAGGAAGCCTGAGTTTGACATCCTCGCGTTGCAGAAATTTTAAAATTTGATTTAAGCGTGCAACAATTCTTCTTTGCTTTGGATTATCAAAGTCAGAATTATAAATGGCTGATTCAATTTGCTCCTTAGTCGCACTAACAATGCTCAATGGACCAAGCGCATCTATAGCCCTTCGCAGATCATGACGAGCAGAGTGTTTGGAATTATTTTTTATAGGTCTGTGCTCGTAATTCTTTTCCCAATATTTGGTCAAAACTTTGTCATTAGTGGCATTGCCAGTATAGTGGGTGTATTGCCCAATGTTTGCATTGAGACGATTGCGTAGTTGCTCAACTTCTTTTCTGGCCTCATCCCAAGTCAGAGTTTTTTCACAATACTTTTTATTGATCGCTATGAGATCTAGATTGTCAGTTAAAGCACTTGTCTTCGTGGAGCCGTCGTCTTGGGGAGTCGCGAGAAAGATGGAGAAAGTTTTTCGCTTTCCCTTACCTCTCGACTTACTTGGATTTTTTATGTGATATCTGGCGCTCACGTTTACCTTCTCGCATTTCAATAACTTGTCGGTAAACTTCTAGCGTAGATAAAGTGGTGCTTTCAACCTTTTTGACGATCTCAGTTATGCCTTTGGCTTGTTTATAGGCTTTAAGGTCAATGGCTTTATCCAAGAGACACTCCTGGATTTAAGTGGAGGTGGTGGAGGAAATCGAATCCCCGTACACAGATTTGCAGTCTGCTGCCTAACCACTCGGCCACACCACCATTGAATTTAAAAAAATTAACTCGACTAAAGAGTGGTAAAAAGATAGCCACTATTTTTAAGTCGCTAGCCACCCAGTTTTTAGTCCAGTTAAATTTATTACTCATTTCAATCCTTTATAATTAACAATCTCACCCTGAGCCATCTCTAAGGAGATTTGCAGTCCGCTGGATAGCCGCTCTCCCACGCCACCGACTATCAATTTAAAGAAGTCTGATACAACCAAAATCCCCGTAAGAATTCAACTGGTTGTTAAACGCCTCTACTTTTGACGGAACGCACTATTTTATCCGTCCTCTCATAAAAACAAACGATTCAATGAATGAAAAGACGTTAAGGTAAAGAGCTTGGCTTCTTCTAGATGCTTACTTTTAATGCTAGGGCTATGATCCAAGTCAGCTAGGCTACGGGCCACCCGCAGCAGTGCGCGAAGCCGGCGCCGAGAACCGGAGGTGTCTGGCATCAAGTGATCTCTCACAAAGGGTTCCACTTGCCCCAATAGGTCGTCCACCTGCAACTCGGCGTTCAAAACAGTTTGCCCCCGATCTGTCCTGGCGAAATCTTGTGCGGCTTTCACTTTTTCGAAGATTTCCTTGAGCGGCACGTCTCCGTCCGGTTTCCACTGGTCGCTGAATGACAGCACATCGAATCGATCAAGGATAGGACCACTGAGTCGATCAATATACGAACGACAACGAACTAAGCTCTTTTGGCATTGCATCGCCTTTCCCGGCACGAGATCTCCACAGGGACACAAATTTGTCGTGGCAATCAATTGAAACTTCGACGGGAACGTCTGGCGACGCCCGACCCGAGCCACATTGATTTCCCCTTTTTCTAGGGGCTCTCGAAGGGCTTCTTTGACTCGACTGGGAAATTCTAAAAATTCATCCAACACGAGCACTCCGCCGTGGGCCCGGGTGATTTCGCCCGGCACAGGTGGAGATCCACCCCCAATCATGGCCATGGCCGTGGTTGTGTGATGGGGAGCCACCATGGGCCGCCACGATATGGGTCTCCCTAGAAGCTTTGCAATTTGCTGACTGGTTCTGAATTCTTCAGGGTTCGGGTCACTCAACAATAAGTGTACGGCATCGGCCAATGTGGTTTTGCCTGACCCGGCCGGGCCGGCAAGCAAGGTGGGATGCTCGCCTGTGGCCATGACCGCAATTAGGCGCCCGGCCTTTTTACAAAATGACAAATCCTTTATCGGCGGCCTTTTCATTTTGTATTTAAAATTCGTCCCCTCAATAAACTGCGGATGATGCAAGTCGCGCAGCTGATTCATTGCAAAAATATCGTACCCCAATTCATGCTTGGGCAGCCCTGAATAAATGGGCCAATCTCTGGGGTGAGCCAGCAGAGCATCAATGTCATCTGGAACCGTCACCGCGCCCTCTAATCCCAGCTCGCCATAAATAAACAGTGGCCCTTGCCGGGCCGGCAGCGGCACTTGCTCCGTCTTCCAAAGGTAGGCACATGCTATAGCCAGATCCAAACCCCGACTGCTTTTCTTCATGTAAGCGGGTTTTAAGTTCACCAAGATCTGCTGACGCTTTGGCAGCTGAAACCCCTGATGCTTTAACGCCGATCTCACTCGCAGCTGGCTTTCTTTAATGGCTGCATCTGGCAAACCCATGAGCTGAAGTGTGGGCAACCCGGGCATCAAACTGAGTTCAACTTCCACCGGCTGCAATTCAATGCCGTTTCGAATAAAAGAATATATTTTCATGGGCGTTTGTCACTGCAAACGGGAATGCCAATACAGGCAGCCATTCAGCGCGGTACTGCGTCCGAGACGTTCAGTGAACCGACCCCTTTTGTCCGTGACCGGACGACGAATTGCGCGGCGCATACAAAGAGGACGTAGGCTTATAAGTTGTTCAAGCTACAACTCACAGACTTGACAGTGTTTCTAAAGGCGCGATAGGCCAGGGACCTATCACAAATTCATATTAGGGGTAAGTTCATTGCGCGCAGGGGTGTTATTCGTCGCAATTTGTTGGGGTGTTTTTTCGGTTTCTGAGGTTTTCGCGAGCTCGCGCTGTGCTCTCGCTATTTTGCCTTTTGAAAGCGCTCACTTCAGTGTGGAAGATTCACTGATGCAGGTGGAAGACACCGGCAATGAAATCCTGCGGTTGCTCAATGAAAATAAATTTAAACATGATGTTAACGAAAAAATTCACCAATCCGTGGATAAGCTCACTCATGGCATCGACCATATCATGGAACTTTATATTCATAATCAGCAGGAGTGGACATCCCATCTCCACAAGAAACTCATCGGTTTGGCCAATGAAGCGGCCCACATAAAAGATCACGTGGAGCTTCTCATCAGAAGAAAAAGTGCGAAGCGATACTCCCAAATAGAGGATGAGCCTCTACTGGCTCGGGCCGACTTTGAGTACCTCGTAAACTCTGAGCCCACTGAGTTTCGCATCGCTTTTAACAAAGACATTGTAGAAAAAGTGCTCTGGTACAACACCACCGATGAAGAGCGTCGGGCTCGCGCGTTTTTAAAAGCCGTCCATAAAACTCATGCCGGTGGCATCAAAGCCCTTCGAAATAGCCCTGAGGTCAAAGAACTTCGCCTCGTGTGTAAACACCATGGCAATTGTCGAATCCTCGGGTACATGTACCATTCTACTTTTTTTGCCACGGTGTTTATGGATTCCCACAATCGCCTACGAGACCTGAACGACGGCGCAAAACTTGTGAAAAAAGCCATGCCCACCCATTTGAGCCACGATTAGATCTGGTTAGACGTCCATCTGAGATAAGGGATGATGCTCATCGATTTCTTCTTGCATCTTTTTCGACGACACTGACGTGTAAATTTGCGTGGTCTGAATGCTTGAATGCCCAAGTAACATCTGTATGGATCGCAAGTCAGCGCCACCTTCTAACAACGACGTGGCACAGCCGTGCCGAAACTGGTGGGGACTCACCGTTTCTTCAAATCCGGCCCGTTGCGACCATGCATTCAGCCATCGCCAGATGTCTACACGACTGGGTCTTCGCCCCCGGTCGTTAATTAGGATCGAGTCTGTGGAGTCCACCACCAAATGACCCCGCACGTGAATCAAATAATCTTTAAGCTCTCGCAGAAGCCGTGTGGTCAGAGGTACTAAGCGTTCTTTGTTGCCCTTACCTAAGATTTTTAGCCAACCCTCTGTTTCGTTAAAATCTTTCTGATTCAACTGAATGAGTTCGCTCACCCGGCATCCCAAACCAAATAGCAAAAGCAACGTGATTTGATTTCGCGCCGTACGATAGGCATTGTCTGTGGCACAGGCCTTAAAAAGTTGCTCAAAGTCTTCAACAGAAATGGCCTGCGGCAACTTGGCTTTCACCTTTGGCGGACGCAGTTGACGCAGCTCGGGCACCTTTTGCCCCTGAGCTTCGCAGAACCGAAAATAGGTGCGAAGACTACTAATGACTCGCGCCTGAGAACGAGTGCTTAATTTTTTTCTCTTTAGAAACTCAAAAAACCGACCGATATCTGAACCCGTTTGAGCAAATTCAGCATATAATTCTAAGTCACGACGGTAAGCCATCACCGTGTTCTTAGATCGCCCCCGCACATGCTCCAAATCATCGAAAAATTCCACCCAATATGTCAAAGCCATAGGCGGTAGTTTAGCAAATGAATGCTATCGTTTATCAAGGTATTTAAACGCTTTACGCTACGCTTCTAGATAGGGCTCACTGGTTTTTGCGATCAGTTACCAAAACCAGCAAGGGTGGAGAACTTTCCGATTTCTTCTTGAAAGCCATCTGTATGAACCAATTCCACTTTTAATTGGATATTTCCCGCCAGCTCATCCGCGTACAGATCAGATACATCAAAAGATCGCAATAGAATATGGGCGCCATTGTCTCCGAGCATTTCAACCACAAAGTCGTGATCGGAAAACTGCCCTGGTTGAGCTGAGCGAAAGAAAATCTTTGATGAGGCCAGACCATCGACACTTTGCAATTCGACCATCAATGCAAAGTCTCGCACACCGCTGTCATCGAACCCATCTAAGAAAACCACTCGCGCAAATTTTAGATCATAAGGAGTGTATTCGTAAGGCAATCCAAAGGGACTGAGGTCAATCACCGACACCACACTTTGGGGAGTACCAAACTCGCCATTGGTGTCGGCGTAAAAAATATTTGTATTTGCTCTGCCTAGCAATCCGAGAAACACACTGGCCGCGCTGCCGGAGGCGCCGCTAGCGGCCTCTTTTAAGTTCACATCAAACAAGGTGTTAGTGTCGATGTTGTGGTCCACTTCCCGCCACTGATAAGAGCAGGCCGAAAGCCACAGCCCGCCCAGTATGATGATCCAATTTAAAAAGTGACGCCGTTTCATGACCTGTTCTCCCCTTAGAAGCACGCTGGTTGTGCGCCATACTCTTGCGACATAACTGTCACTGGTACGCCACAGTAGCCGCCGGAGCCAAAGCCTGGGTAACCGTAGGCTGAGTTGTTTGTGCCTGTTTGCTCGATATTAAGCCCGGCAACCAGTTCGTCATAATCAATATTGCTATTGTCACATGCTCGCAGTTTTGGCAGTCGAGATTTAATGGTGCCATTACTCATGCTGACAACCATGCGGCTAGGACCGTTGGCATTTTTCGCCTCAAATACGAGTCCGTTAATCATGTCAATGCCATTGAGTACACCTGGCTGCAACACGCCTGTCACGTTGTAGCGGCCTGGCTCCAGCCCGCAGGGTAGTCCCTGACTGACAAAGACACTGCCTGATACGAACACGCTTTGTCCGGCACCTGCATAGCCCGCACCAGGATAGCCTGATTGGTCTGTGAAAAACTCTAAGGCCACTTGCACTCCGGGATACTCAAATGCGTTACCGAGGGCAAACCCTATGCGAAATGACTCGTTAGGATAGTTCACACAATTGGTTGCCAAACACTGAGGTCCTGGTCCAACCACGCCGCCTCGGCTTTTTGAGTCATCACCACAACCTGAAAGACTGAGTACACTCACGAAAAACAACGAAAACAACGCCATTTTTCCGATTTTGTTTTTATTTATTCTTAAGGCTTTCATTTTAAAACCCCTTGTTTCCTTCCTTTAAAATTCAATTCCATTAAAAGCTTCTGATAAACTTAAGTCCGTAAACTCGCCCAACTTTACATACCCAGCATCTGGGTTCACCGCGCGCTGAGTGGCTAATCCATCGCCACTCTTCCATGCTCGACAATCATAAGGACCAGCATATACAAACCAGCAGCTTGTGGGAGATAGCGGTGAATATTGAAACTCAAAGTTCTTATACCAAACAGAGCCACCCACTAAATCCGATGGTCCTTGACCATCACCTTGATCTTCAATCTGGTCGATCACTAAAACAATGGCTCCAGTCACTTGGCCAGGTGTTTGATAATAGATCGATGGACGCTCATCTTCGAAAAATCCATGCCACACCACTTCGCCGTTGGCTGGGTTTGAAAACCAAATATTATATTGGTTGTTCACATTATTGTTGTCGACGCGCGATCCTGATCGCACCAACGATGTGAATTGCCCAGCGTACGACTGACCGCGATCTGTATAAGTGATTTTCACTTTACCGCCCCAGCCATTGCCGTACTTATTTAAGTTTAAAGAGATTTTGATATCTTGTGGATCATACATAGGCCGTCCGGTGTAGTCTGAAAACGTCGATAAACTCTGAACTGTTAGTTCCGCCGAAGCGCTATCGCCCCAATCGAAAATGGAGGTGCCACTGCCACTGCCACTGCCATCAGGAACAGTATCCGTGCCATCTGTATCCACCGCATTTTGTGGAGCCGGTGTACTCTCAGAAGCACAACCCACCGCCAACAGGGCCGACAAGACCACACTTAACATTAGGTTTTTCTTTTCTAAAAAGCTCATGGCTCTTATCCTTTCTTGCCCCAACCGGGGATGCTCTCACCCTTGTACATAAGCGAGCCATGTGCCAGGCCCAGGAAAATCACCTAAGATACTGTTTTTATTGACTTTTATTGGATTTTTGCCTAGCCTGTGGGCAAATTGAAAAGATGTCAAACTTAGCTGACAGTGCCCATTTTTGTCGTTTTTTAGCCGCCTTTTAAGCCGTTCTGGGGGGCTATCGTATCCCCTGTTGCCAGAACTTGTGACCATTTATTGACAACTTGCCGCTCGTTTCCTCAGATCACCCGGCTCCTTCCACCAATGAGCCTAATATTTGTCGTTGAACCTTGCTTGACGTTACCAGTTGCGAATCCCCACCTATACAAATAGACTCGAGCTAATGAATTTTGATCTTTTGTGGATTGCCAAAACAAAATCTAGGACTTTCACGTGACCTCACCAAATGATAATTTTCCCCAAAATTCACTTCCTGAGGTGGGTTTTCCTTCCGAACAATCGCAGTTTTTTAAAGCCTTCTTTAAACAGTCACCCATCGGCCTTAATCTCTGCCGGATGGACGGTCACTGGGTTGAGTCTAATCCGGCATTTTTGAAAATTATTGGATACTCGGCTGAAGAAGCCGACAATGACAATTTGACTTACTGGCAACTCACTCCTGAAAAATATGCTGAGGATGAACTGGTCCAATTAGAAAGCCTAAAGTCGCGCAAGGTTTATGGCCCGTACGAAAAAGAATTTATTCGAAAAGACGGAAGCCTAGTTCCGGTCCGCCTGAATGGTTTTATTATCAGTAAAGACGGCGAAGATTACATTTGGTCAATGATTGAAGATCTCTCTGCAGAAAAATCTCTCAAACTGCAACTTGAAAAAACGTCCAATTTTTTTGAAGCGACCTTGGCCAATCTGCCGGTAGCCGTGTTTGCCAAGGACAGCCAAGATGACTGGAGATTTATCATCTGGAATAAGCAAAGTGAAAATGTATTTGGCCTTCATCAATCTGCAGTCCTCGGCAAAACAGATTATGATCTTTTCCCCAAAGAACAGGCCGACTTTTTTCGAAAAAAAGATACTGAAACCCTTGCGTCTTTGCAAACTGTGCGCATTGAAGAGGAACCGGTTACTCCGACTGGCAAACAGACCCTATGGTTACGCACTTATAAATTGGCTCTAGCTGACGCAGACGGAACTCCCCGATATTTGCTCGGAATCACCCAAGACATCACTGATGAACGGAATGCCGCAATTGAACTTAAAGACAGCAATACCAGGCTCCGTGATGCCATTGATGTGGCCAACAAAGCTCTGCACGCTCGGTCTACTTTTTTGTCAAATGTGAGTCACGAAATTCGAACTCCGCTAAATTCAATTATTGGCTTTGCCGATCTCCTTTTGAGCACTGATCCGACAGAACAGCAAAATGAGTATTTGCGAATTCTCAACCATGGGGCCCACAGACTGCTTGAAATCGTCAATGACATTCTAGATATGCAAAAAATTGAATCTGGCCTACTCAAACCCAGCTTCGAATGGGAAAACCCCGCCGACGTCATCCTGGCACCCCTTGATTTATTGAAGTCTACAGCCAAAAAGAAAGCCATCCACTTTGACTATGAAATCGAAATGCCATCGAAGTCTCAGATAAAAGTAGACCGCAAATTTATTGATCAAATTCTCACAAATCTTGTTGGCAATGCCATTAAGTTTACTCCAACCGGCGGCACTGTTCAGATTTTGGCGACCGTGAAGTCCAAAGAAAACACTTTGAAAATCGTAGTTAAAGACTCCGGCATTGGAATAGCCGCTGACAAACGAGAGCATATTTTTGAACCCTTTGAGCAACTTGACACATCCACGAGAAAAACCTACGGGGGCACGGGTCTTGGACTGGCCATTGTAAAAGGGCTTGTTCAGGAACTTTCTGGCACGATTGAATTGGCAAGCGAAGAGGGACAAGGAACCACGTTTGAAGTGCAAATTCCTGTGGAAGTTCGACCTATCCGCTGAGCCAAATGCACCTGAATAAGACGGAACGAAGAATTCGAATACACAATTTTATCGACTATCCAACCGTCGATAAAACTCTTCCATAATTCTGTCGTAGAGTGCCTCGCCTAAAAAAGCATCTTCCACACCAGCATCAACATTAGGATTGTCGTTGACTTCGATGACGTAAACTTGACCGTCTTTCTCTTTAAGATCCACTCCGTACAGACCGTCACCTATACTGGAGGCCGCATTGACTGCTGCCTTTACAATTTTTTTAGGTGCCTTATGAACACCAATGTCTTGTGAGTCTCCACTCTTAGTCCCCTTGTTTCCGTGCCTATAAATTTGCCAATGCCCCTTTGACATAAAGTACTGGCATACAAAAAGTGGCTTTTTATTTAATACTCCTACTCGCCAGTCATAGGGTGTGTACATAAACTCTTGGGCCAACACCAACACCGAGTTTTGAAAAAGTTCTTTGCACCGTTCGACAAGTTCTTTCTCGTCTTTCACGAGATACACGCCTTTTGAGAACGAACCATCAGGAATTTTCAAAACGGCAGGAAACCCTAATTGTGTTGTGAGTTCGCTATTGAGATCTTGTCCCGCGTGCAACAAAATAGTTTTAGGCGTCTTTAGTTTCGAGGCTAACAGTGTTTCATGTAAAAACACTTTGTTGGCGCAGCGAAGAATTGAAGTGGGATCATCGATAACAACTAATCCCTCGCTCTCTGCTTTGCGAGAAAAAGCATAGGTGTAATGGTTGATCGCAGTGGTTTCACGAATAAACAAAGCATCATACTCCCCAAGGCGAGAGTATTCTTTTTTTGTAATGGTCTCTGCGAATATGTTGTATCTCTTCGCTGCTTTTCTAAAGTTATCTAGCGCCCGCTTGTTTGATGGGGGCATTTGCTCGTCTGGGTTCACCAAAATAGCCAGATCGTACTTGAAGGTTTTTTTTGATCTCGGCTTTCTCCAAACACGAGCGTTAAATTTTTCTAAACTGGCCGCAAACAAATCTTCTTCTTTGTCGCTGAGATTTTTAATCGAACCCGATTTAATAGACGCCAGATGCCACGAAGAAGAAAACTCAAAGGTTACATTCAAAATAGGAAAGGGAAAGGCTTCAAATATCTTTCGTCCTATATCTGAGAACTCTTCCTCAGCCGTTTGCCCAAAACAAATGGTGAGAGAAAAACCTGTCCCCAGTTTTTGCTTTGATTTTTTTAAAAGCTTATCAAAAGCCTCGTCCAATTCGTCAGTTTGTATGCCATAAATGGCTTTTCGACTGAGATCATTAATGGCCTTTACACTTGGAATAACCTTGTGCCCTCGAGCCTCCGCCAAAAGCGATGTGTAATACCCTTTGGACAGATACTTATAGTTGCGACACAAATTGATTACAATATTCTGCTTAGCTTGAGGCGCTTTAAACTCTAGGTAGTCTCCAAAGTTGACGACAGTCGAACTTGGATAATAGGGGCCCCAGTCTGATTTATCTTCTATTACTGCATAAACGTTTGCCATGAAACAAGCTTCTCGAGTAAATTCAATTTAATATGAGTTTAAATTTTCGCATTGCACGCCTTAGTGACGTCCCACCTCTGATCGAACTTGAAAACCAATCGTTTAAGACCGACCGCCTGTCAGTATCCAGCTTTCGCCACTTTGTTCGCTCGGATAAGTCTGATTTAGTGGTGGCTATAAGTCAACGGAAGGTTTTGGGATACTACCTGTTGCTCTATCGACAAGGCACTGCATTGGCTCGACTTTACTCCCTAGCGATCAGTTCGAAGGTTCGCGGACGCGGTTATGGCCGACGTCTTATGGAACACGCTGTCGAACAAGCAGCTTTGCGAAAAAAATCAGTGCTCAGGCTTGAAGTGCGCCCAGACAACAAACGAGCGATCAACTTGTATCAATCGCTCGGATTTTATAAAATGGCTATTAAACCACATTTTTATGAAGACGGGTCTGAAGCTCTCATTTTTGAAAAGAGATTGATTCCCCGCCAATTGGGCATGAAATTTAAAG
Proteins encoded:
- a CDS encoding ATP-binding protein; this encodes MKIYSFIRNGIELQPVEVELSLMPGLPTLQLMGLPDAAIKESQLRVRSALKHQGFQLPKRQQILVNLKPAYMKKSSRGLDLAIACAYLWKTEQVPLPARQGPLFIYGELGLEGAVTVPDDIDALLAHPRDWPIYSGLPKHELGYDIFAMNQLRDLHHPQFIEGTNFKYKMKRPPIKDLSFCKKAGRLIAVMATGEHPTLLAGPAGSGKTTLADAVHLLLSDPNPEEFRTSQQIAKLLGRPISWRPMVAPHHTTTAMAMIGGGSPPVPGEITRAHGGVLVLDEFLEFPSRVKEALREPLEKGEINVARVGRRQTFPSKFQLIATTNLCPCGDLVPGKAMQCQKSLVRCRSYIDRLSGPILDRFDVLSFSDQWKPDGDVPLKEIFEKVKAAQDFARTDRGQTVLNAELQVDDLLGQVEPFVRDHLMPDTSGSRRRLRALLRVARSLADLDHSPSIKSKHLEEAKLFTLTSFHSLNRLFL
- a CDS encoding tyrosine-type recombinase/integrase: MALTYWVEFFDDLEHVRGRSKNTVMAYRRDLELYAEFAQTGSDIGRFFEFLKRKKLSTRSQARVISSLRTYFRFCEAQGQKVPELRQLRPPKVKAKLPQAISVEDFEQLFKACATDNAYRTARNQITLLLLFGLGCRVSELIQLNQKDFNETEGWLKILGKGNKERLVPLTTRLLRELKDYLIHVRGHLVVDSTDSILINDRGRRPSRVDIWRWLNAWSQRAGFEETVSPHQFRHGCATSLLEGGADLRSIQMLLGHSSIQTTQIYTSVSSKKMQEEIDEHHPLSQMDV
- a CDS encoding DNA cytosine methyltransferase, encoding MSHKIKVLSLFSGAGGLELGLDDRFEVVGFSEVSRNSSSVLRKNYPEISNYGDINKIKVKDLPQFDFLVGGSPCQNLSMAGNRLGLKGKKSSLFYEYLRILKEANPSYFLWENVKGTLSSNGGKDFIEVLKKFSSLGYNLQWQVLNCKDFGSAQSRNRIFVFGSKNLQQLPGLLSIQRQDYRTSKLKLKQFCGNLVKEGYVNTITASYGVKSGDGSKVCSFDPTLENLKKFRNNEIDGFIRPLSPLECERLMGWPEGYTRVGIDKRGNHKILSNNARYKICGNGIAPKCVEALLQNFGNKKMFSVCNDKKMSFKVSDGSKTSRVFSINNITSDHSKVVAPKEGVLSKKGHLLVDEKPIIHQSTYGKVLLSQFLEERTSDLSASDIEYLFERVS
- a CDS encoding tyrosine-type recombinase/integrase — its product is MSARYHIKNPSKSRGKGKRKTFSIFLATPQDDGSTKTSALTDNLDLIAINKKYCEKTLTWDEARKEVEQLRNRLNANIGQYTHYTGNATNDKVLTKYWEKNYEHRPIKNNSKHSARHDLRRAIDALGPLSIVSATKEQIESAIYNSDFDNPKQRRIVARLNQILKFLQREDVKLRLPKKVRKSVNYLTVSEFAKVLEDEKREEIKTLYKVCFYTGARLGEAFHLSTADLSPCKKFVQINYQMTDDGKKAEPKWGSSRPAYIFSEGIAALEKWNEDKKKIDISRTAVSARFRRSCQRVFGAKKSGLKLHDLRHGYGIRLLNHGVSISLISQSMGNSVQVCQEFYLGYELTPESIQLIDSKIKKGS
- a CDS encoding PAS domain-containing sensor histidine kinase, giving the protein MTSPNDNFPQNSLPEVGFPSEQSQFFKAFFKQSPIGLNLCRMDGHWVESNPAFLKIIGYSAEEADNDNLTYWQLTPEKYAEDELVQLESLKSRKVYGPYEKEFIRKDGSLVPVRLNGFIISKDGEDYIWSMIEDLSAEKSLKLQLEKTSNFFEATLANLPVAVFAKDSQDDWRFIIWNKQSENVFGLHQSAVLGKTDYDLFPKEQADFFRKKDTETLASLQTVRIEEEPVTPTGKQTLWLRTYKLALADADGTPRYLLGITQDITDERNAAIELKDSNTRLRDAIDVANKALHARSTFLSNVSHEIRTPLNSIIGFADLLLSTDPTEQQNEYLRILNHGAHRLLEIVNDILDMQKIESGLLKPSFEWENPADVILAPLDLLKSTAKKKAIHFDYEIEMPSKSQIKVDRKFIDQILTNLVGNAIKFTPTGGTVQILATVKSKENTLKIVVKDSGIGIAADKREHIFEPFEQLDTSTRKTYGGTGLGLAIVKGLVQELSGTIELASEEGQGTTFEVQIPVEVRPIR
- a CDS encoding RimK family protein, whose protein sequence is MANVYAVIEDKSDWGPYYPSSTVVNFGDYLEFKAPQAKQNIVINLCRNYKYLSKGYYTSLLAEARGHKVIPSVKAINDLSRKAIYGIQTDELDEAFDKLLKKSKQKLGTGFSLTICFGQTAEEEFSDIGRKIFEAFPFPILNVTFEFSSSWHLASIKSGSIKNLSDKEEDLFAASLEKFNARVWRKPRSKKTFKYDLAILVNPDEQMPPSNKRALDNFRKAAKRYNIFAETITKKEYSRLGEYDALFIRETTAINHYTYAFSRKAESEGLVVIDDPTSILRCANKVFLHETLLASKLKTPKTILLHAGQDLNSELTTQLGFPAVLKIPDGSFSKGVYLVKDEKELVERCKELFQNSVLVLAQEFMYTPYDWRVGVLNKKPLFVCQYFMSKGHWQIYRHGNKGTKSGDSQDIGVHKAPKKIVKAAVNAASSIGDGLYGVDLKEKDGQVYVIEVNDNPNVDAGVEDAFLGEALYDRIMEEFYRRLDSR